The Pieris napi chromosome 11, ilPieNapi1.2, whole genome shotgun sequence DNA segment AGAGGTGGAGGGTTTTCGATTTAGGTGTCTTCTTCATGGCTTCTCAGTGTCATTAGAAAatgccaaattatatatagtagcaCTGGCAATCCtccacaatattgctattgatatcaAAGAAGACCTGGATGTTACGTTTGATGACACTGAGAATGCTCCAGAAGAACCAAGGCCAACCTAGACGCCCCCAAGCAATCTGGCTAGACAAGCTGCTAGATCtgcttttattgaaacatatttttaaggctgttttatttacataggtgTGGATAGTTAAggacttgaaataaataaaaagttatatttcatttaaaacgggggttttattttttttataagtatataattatttatttaattgctgcTGTAACAATTTGAGCCTTAGAAGATGCTTCTGTCTAGCCCTTTCGTGAGCTTCGGCGAGTCGCTTCTGTTTGAGCTCATGTGTTTCAGCCATCtgcctttgttttgtttcgtgCTCTTCCTGGAAACACTGGAACACTACCGTGTTGCGGAGTTTGGCACTTTCCACTATTTGAGATgcctaaaaaattatttaagtatgatCGTTGAGGgattttgaatgaaatagtCCTTTCTCTATCACATTGATACTAACCTCTTCTAACTTTTGTACTGCAGAACGcggctttttatgtaaaattctagtcctctttgtctgaggttttggagtttctattagctgcaaataataaaatgttattagtatattgagtaaatgtgtatataattgctttggttgataaaataaatacaacttacattagaattatgagtcgtatcaaaattattaaatcaaacgtcAATCAAACACGGCGGGTTGCCagggtaacaataaataagggtCGTTTTGTTATTCAACCAATACACATCGATTATTGGTCAAAGAGGAGTTTATGCCCTGTACAAGCTCTATTCACTGAATTACTATCACCTTGTCATAACGCATgtatagtgattttttattagtaagaccgtATGACTGTAActgatattataaagaaaaaagtatAGAAGGAAGTCATATCATAATAGcacactatttttttaaatcataaacaaaatactggCAACTTTTGCCTTATTCagtcaaaatatgtaactGTCATGTGCCGATACTCATATAAAAAACGTCACTAGTTGACGTTGACGTTCGTGAAGTTATCCGAATCTCGGTTTGTTCATTCGATCGCCGCCATCTTGTAAACTATTGTCATTCGTACGGCTTGTATCGATTCGATACGCAACACGATAATCGGAATCTCCCTAATTCCTTAGGCAGCGAATTGAATGATAATCGGGAATCGAAATTAGAAAATGAGAACACCGTCCGTTGTGTGGCGATTCTTCGATCGTATTGAACAAGATGGACGAGTTGTTGCCATTGTGTGTAAATTATGTGACGCTCGATATAAATATTTCGGTAATACGACTAACTTGCGATGTCATTTGGTAAATAAGCATCCAATTCAATGGGAGCTGGGGCAGAATGTAACTCTGGAGCAAGATTTTCGTGTAGCTGCTGCTACAGATGACGAAACGAATCAATCTACACCCCGACCGCGGCAAAAGAGATATAGGAAATCGGAAAGTAAAGATAACGTACGTTATTCAATTTCAGTAAATAATGATCCCAGTATTCTGGAAGGGAACATGCCCATAATAAAAGTACgcttactttattttaatatagattatacttttgttattgtttacatGTTGTACTTTGATCTATAAATAGTCTTAATAGTTCAAATACTtggttctatataaaatataatgatttgCTTTTACAATATCTACTCTTAGTCTTTAAGATAAGCAGGCTCATGTGTACATATAGCATAAATTtactcataaatattttaatttgcagGTAGATGTGTTAGAATCAGATACAGATATTGCACATGATGATGATACTCAAGCAACTATAAATCTAGTTAAACAGTTGCATAGGGGTACTGATGAAGAATGGCTTAATGATGATGCTTTTGATTCAGTCACTGAGACCTATACAAAACCACAAAAAAAGAGAaagatatatagaaaaattaaacaagaaGTTATTTCTCCTGCACCTACCACTTTTGAacctaaaaaacaaattattatacagaATAATAGAAGAGATGAGTATCACGCTTTTGGTGAatatgttagtaataaattaaggAAATTCGATAATAATCAGACAAGATCTAACATTCAACAACtaataacaacaatattatGGCAAGCGGAATATGGAGTATATGATAATATGGACACAGTCAAAAGGATTTTATTACATTCAATGCAAGATATGGGGTCTCCAACACAAGAGGGGGAGACTCT contains these protein-coding regions:
- the LOC125054095 gene encoding uncharacterized protein LOC125054095 isoform X1, which encodes MRTPSVVWRFFDRIEQDGRVVAIVCKLCDARYKYFGNTTNLRCHLVNKHPIQWELGQNVTLEQDFRVAAATDDETNQSTPRPRQKRYRKSESKDNVRYSISVNNDPSILEGNMPIIKVDVLESDTDIAHDDDTQATINLVKQLHRGTDEEWLNDDAFDSVTETYTKPQKKRKIYRKIKQEVISPAPTTFEPKKQIIIQNNRRDEYHAFGEYVSNKLRKFDNNQTRSNIQQLITTILWQAEYGVYDNMDTVKRILLHSMQDMGSPTQEGETLHISNQELENMNENIAVDPVTE
- the LOC125054095 gene encoding uncharacterized protein LOC125054095 isoform X2, with amino-acid sequence MRTPSVVWRFFDRIEQDGRVVAIVCKLCDARYKYFGNTTNLRCHLVNKHPIQWELGQNVTLEQDFRVAAATDDETNQSTPRPRQKRYRKSESKDNVDVLESDTDIAHDDDTQATINLVKQLHRGTDEEWLNDDAFDSVTETYTKPQKKRKIYRKIKQEVISPAPTTFEPKKQIIIQNNRRDEYHAFGEYVSNKLRKFDNNQTRSNIQQLITTILWQAEYGVYDNMDTVKRILLHSMQDMGSPTQEGETLHISNQELENMNENIAVDPVTE